The Nocardioides humi genome includes a region encoding these proteins:
- a CDS encoding LCP family protein, producing MAGDDEEFDWVYGPPQGGSDPEPTRRIPVQRRPAAQPPAAPPRLPPAQRYDTAPEPSGRPPRRSRWSRPRTYVRLVLLLLVLWLVFLVAVPLIAWNRVGKVDFEPSADRPPEQPGTTYLLVGSDSRAGLSAEERERLHTGDAASELTDTILLLHTGAGPTTLVSIPRDSPLDIPGFGVGKVNSAYAKGGTPLLTQTLEQATGLRIDQYVEIGFGGLVGVVDAVGGIEICPKQRIKDKDSGLNVKKGCQEVDGATALAYARARKYSPISDLARVQQQREVIAAVGDKVLSPWSVLNPIRWWRLNGAVPDFFRFGETTGPVDAGRWALAMTKVRKSCTVPLARADTTWDTQRAQQLFGHIAADRTGDITDDLCTATGLAGVDG from the coding sequence ATGGCAGGGGACGACGAGGAGTTCGACTGGGTCTACGGCCCGCCCCAAGGCGGATCGGACCCCGAGCCCACGCGCCGGATCCCGGTCCAGCGGCGTCCGGCCGCCCAGCCGCCCGCGGCGCCCCCGCGGCTGCCGCCCGCCCAGCGGTACGACACCGCCCCGGAGCCGTCCGGCCGTCCGCCCCGGCGCAGTCGCTGGTCGCGACCGCGCACCTACGTGCGCCTGGTGCTGCTGCTCCTCGTGCTGTGGCTGGTCTTCCTCGTCGCCGTCCCGCTCATCGCGTGGAACCGGGTCGGCAAGGTCGACTTCGAGCCCTCGGCCGACCGCCCGCCGGAGCAGCCCGGCACGACGTACCTCCTCGTCGGCAGCGACTCGCGCGCCGGTCTCTCGGCCGAGGAGCGCGAGCGGCTGCACACCGGCGACGCGGCCTCCGAGCTCACCGACACGATCCTGCTGCTGCACACCGGCGCCGGGCCGACGACGCTGGTCTCGATCCCGCGCGACTCGCCGCTCGACATCCCGGGCTTCGGGGTCGGCAAGGTCAACTCGGCCTACGCCAAGGGCGGTACGCCGCTGCTCACCCAGACCCTGGAGCAGGCCACCGGGCTGCGGATCGACCAGTACGTCGAGATCGGCTTCGGCGGGCTCGTCGGCGTCGTGGACGCGGTCGGCGGCATCGAGATCTGCCCGAAGCAGCGGATCAAGGACAAGGACTCCGGGCTCAACGTCAAGAAGGGCTGCCAGGAGGTGGACGGCGCGACCGCGCTGGCCTACGCGCGGGCCCGCAAGTACAGCCCGATCTCCGACCTCGCCCGGGTCCAGCAGCAGCGCGAGGTGATCGCCGCCGTCGGCGACAAGGTGCTCTCCCCCTGGTCGGTGCTCAACCCGATCCGCTGGTGGCGGCTCAACGGCGCGGTCCCCGACTTCTTCCGCTTCGGCGAGACCACCGGCCCGGTCGACGCCGGCCGCTGGGCGCTGGCGATGACCAAGGTGAGGAAGTCGTGCACCGTGCCGCTGGCCCGGGCCGACACCACCTGGGACACCCAGCGCGCCCAGCAGCTCTTCGGCCACATCGCCGCGGACCGGACCGGCGACATCACCGACGACCTGTGCACGGCCACCGGCCTCGCCGGCGTCGACGGCTGA